From Magnolia sinica isolate HGM2019 chromosome 13, MsV1, whole genome shotgun sequence, one genomic window encodes:
- the LOC131224314 gene encoding uncharacterized protein LOC131224314, producing the protein METDCYKHVRKCFECQKHANQIHTPASELYNLTIPWPFSIWGPNIIGKVNLKALNGHEYILVPVDYFTKWIEAVSYATIAASHVEDIIPLQAMRSKHTPSYRLPTVSQQAISSQE; encoded by the exons ATGGAGACGGATTGCTACAAACATGTCAGGAAATGCTTCGAGTGCCAGAAACATGCGAACCAAATCCATACGCCTGCTTCCGAACTCTACAACCTGACAATACCATGGCCATTCTCTATATGGGGACCTAACATCATCGGCAAGGTCAACCTTAAAGCTTTAAACGGGCATGAGTATATCCTGGTGCcggtagattacttcaccaaatggatagaggcagTATCCTACGCCACCATCGCAGCATCTCAT GTAGAAGACATCATCCCTCTCCAGGCAATGCGCAGCAAGCATACCCCATCATACCGCCTCCCCACTGTCAGCCAGCAGGCCATATCCTCACAGGAATGA
- the LOC131224315 gene encoding uncharacterized protein LOC131224315, with protein sequence MDPLKYLFEKSTLTGRIAKWQLLLSEFNITYVTQKAIKGQVLADHLAAHSLPNYQPLKTFFPDEDILLIEEEEEMKAGEWILFFDGARNSEGSGRLVFQCTNNVVEYEACIAGIREAIILNVKKLRVFGDSQLIINQTSGDWKTKDEKLITYHIYLENLTEEFEEITFSYMPRAKNQFTDALATLASMLEIPKGVGKRELTVKLQEEPAFCL encoded by the exons ATGGACCCGTTAAAGTACTTGTTCGAGAAATCGACACTAACGGGCAGAATCGCAAAATGGCAACTGCTGCTTTCCGAGTTcaacatcacctatgtcactcagaaagcaatcaaggggcaagtACTGGCTGACCATTTAGCAGCACACTCTCTGCCAAATTATCAACcactgaagaccttcttccctgatgAGGACATTCTCctaattgaggaagaagaagaaatgaaggcaGGAGAGTGGATACTCTTCTTCGACGGAGCTAGAAATTCAGAAGGGAGTGGG CGATTGGTATTCCAATGCACCAACAACGTAGTTGAGTATGAAGCATGTATCGCTGGAATAAGAGAAGCCATAATCCTTAATGTGAAGAAGTTACGAGTCTTcggagactcacaactcatcatcaatcagacgAGTGGTGACTGGAAGACGAAGGATGAAAAGCTGATCACGTATCACATCTATCTGGAAAATCTAACTGAGGAATTTGAAGAGATCACGTTCTCTTACATGCCCCGAGCCAAGAACCAATTTACGGACGCTCTGGCTACCCTTGCCTCGATGCTAGAAATCCCGAAAGGAGTAGGTAAACGGGAACTCACCGTCAAACTCCAGGAAGAACCCGCGTTCTGCTTATAG